In Rahnella sikkimica, the following are encoded in one genomic region:
- the lsrC gene encoding autoinducer 2 ABC transporter permease LsrC codes for MLKRIQNNRELTALMAIIALFALLGVMDSESFSFQTLSMIFGSAQILMLLAMGATLVMLTRNIDVSVGSITGLCAVTLGVLLNSGADLTLACLLTLGTGLLAGLFNGVLVAWLRIPAIVATLGTLGLYRGLMLLMTGGKWIEGLPAGLKSLSAPVLLNVSALGWLVMVLLVAMFWVLSRTAFGRSFYVVGDNLQGARQLGVAVNRVRILAFGINGVMAAIAGIVFASQIGFVPNQTGSGLEMKAIAACVLGGISLLGGTGSLLGAVLGAYFLTQIDSVLVLLRLPAWWNDFIAGLVLLGVLVLDGRLRQALQKNLRRQKYARFLAASPPVQKTSAGHKNPQPKHLTRRLSTGKKSGVM; via the coding sequence ATGCTGAAGCGGATCCAAAACAACCGCGAACTGACCGCACTGATGGCAATTATCGCGCTGTTTGCGCTGCTCGGCGTGATGGACAGCGAGTCCTTCAGCTTCCAGACGCTGAGCATGATTTTCGGCAGCGCGCAGATCCTGATGCTGCTGGCGATGGGCGCGACGCTGGTTATGCTGACGCGCAACATAGACGTGTCGGTCGGGTCCATCACCGGCCTTTGCGCGGTGACGCTCGGCGTTTTGCTCAACAGCGGCGCTGACCTGACGCTGGCTTGCTTGCTGACACTCGGCACCGGTTTGCTGGCGGGATTGTTCAACGGTGTGCTGGTCGCCTGGCTGCGCATTCCGGCGATTGTCGCCACGCTGGGGACGCTCGGTTTATACCGCGGCCTGATGTTGCTGATGACCGGCGGCAAATGGATTGAAGGCTTACCCGCCGGGCTGAAATCCCTGTCGGCTCCGGTGCTCCTTAACGTCTCCGCGCTCGGCTGGCTGGTGATGGTTCTGCTGGTGGCGATGTTCTGGGTGCTCAGCCGGACGGCGTTTGGTCGCAGCTTTTATGTGGTCGGCGATAACTTACAGGGCGCACGCCAGCTCGGTGTGGCGGTGAACCGGGTGCGTATTCTCGCGTTCGGCATCAACGGCGTGATGGCTGCCATCGCCGGAATTGTTTTCGCCTCACAAATCGGTTTCGTGCCTAACCAGACCGGCAGCGGGCTGGAAATGAAAGCCATCGCGGCCTGCGTGCTGGGCGGGATCAGCCTGCTCGGCGGCACCGGTTCACTGCTCGGCGCGGTGCTGGGCGCGTATTTCCTGACGCAAATCGACAGCGTGCTGGTGTTGCTGCGTCTGCCTGCGTGGTGGAACGACTTCATCGCCGGACTGGTATTGCTCGGCGTTCTGGTACTCGACGGACGGTTGCGGCAGGCGTTGCAGAAAAACCTGCGCCGCCAGAAATATGCCCGTTTTCTCGCCGCCAGCCCGCCGGTTCAGAAAACATCTGCCGGACATAAAAACCCGCAGCCGAAACATCTCACACGCCGGTTAAGCACCGGCAAAAAAAGCGGGGTGATGTGA